Proteins encoded within one genomic window of Xiphophorus maculatus strain JP 163 A chromosome 11, X_maculatus-5.0-male, whole genome shotgun sequence:
- the hand1 gene encoding heart- and neural crest derivatives-expressed protein 1, whose product MNLIGGYQHHHHHHLMHEPFPFVQRCHQDAPYFQSWVVNHGEVPADFQIQAPFTPSAELGAHGAAHDGRLEGLQPGMGKRRASGPKKERRRTESINTAFAELRECIPNVPADTKLSKIKTLRLATSYIAYLMDVLAKDSGETEGFKAEIKKFETRDLKRKRELTDGLQETFGGEKKVKGRTGWPQQVWALELNQ is encoded by the exons ATGAACCTCATCGGGGGCTACCagcatcaccaccaccaccacctgaTGCACGAACCTTTCCCGTTCGTCCAGCGGTGCCACCAGGACGCGCCGTACTTCCAGAGCTGGGTGGTGAACCACGGGGAGGTGCCCgcggacttccagatccaggcGCCCTTCACGCCGTCCGCGGAGCTGGGCGCGCATGGAGCTGCGCACGACGGCCGGCTCGAGGGGCTCCAGCCGGGGATGGGGAAGAGGAGAGCGTCCGGGCCGAAGAAGGAGCGCCGCAGAACGGAGAGCATCAACACGGCTTTCGCGGAGCTCCGGGAGTGTATTCCCAACGTTCCCGCAGACACCAAACTGTCCAAAATCAAAACTCTGCGTCTGGCGACCAGTTACATCGCGTATCTGATGGACGTGCTGGCCAAAGACTCCGGCGAGACGGAGGGCTTTAAGGCCGAGATTAAGAAATTTGAAACGCGGGATTTGAAAAGGAAACGAGAGCTG ACCGACGGCCTGCAGGAGACTTTTGGAGGCGAAAAGAAGGTGAAGGGCCGGACCGGGTGGCCGCAGCAGGTCTGGGCCCTGGAGCTCAACCAGTGA